Genomic DNA from Acanthopagrus latus isolate v.2019 chromosome 2, fAcaLat1.1, whole genome shotgun sequence:
CCCATCATCGGGTGCGTTCTCCCTGCCTCACCCCGACTGCGATGGTGACGAGAGCTCCGAAGGCCGAGATGACAATGAGAGTGATCCCCAGGGGCTCTCCAAAGGCCAGGAATTCGATGATTTTTGGCACGCAGGCATCATGGGCTTCGTTGGACCAATCGTCTTCACTGCACAGGATACATTCACGAGCATCTGCCAGAGAGGGACGGAGAGACAGGATGGTAAGAAAGTTGCAGGGCCGTGTTTATCTACAGCTGTTTGGGCTGAATGAGGGCAACTTGAAATAATCGTCTGGGAGGCCTTTGAAGACCCTGACCCCAGTAAAACTATTGATGGCCctgaataaaaccacaaaatacTAGATTAGTTTATAATTATGTTACTTTCTTCCTGTTTTAGATAAAAAATTCTAAATTGCATCATATATCTGCATTTTGCACAGATACCATTAGTACACACCAGCTAAACTGAAGTTACGGTAAGATAAGTGAAGTTTAACTGAGTACTTTCATGCTatcaaaggtccagtgtgtagacGTTAGTGGCAGTAGTGGTGAGGGTGAAGATgtcaaccaactgaatacccctaACTTCATCGTCCCAGGCGAAAAGcggggaaaacacaaaaatgctcTTTCAAGAgcaagtgttttatttgtccCCCcagggctactgtagaaacatggcccACTCCCTTTGTAGATGTAAAAGGCTCATTATAAGGTAAGGAAAGCACAACCTTTCTTAGCTTCAATTCATGAACAATTCACAACAATTGTGTTAACTCCCACACACTCGGACTAAAGGTAATTTTAAGTGATAAAATGTAAACTGTAGTATTTTCCTCTGGCAGATTCACTAAGATAACTGGTCTGTCCTCTTGTAGTTTTGTTTAATTGGAATCAGATTTACTCACTGTATTCACTAAGGTCTGTATTTCAGCAGAAGTTCAGACTTTTCAGGAAGATAAAATCATATCTATAAGATGCAGTCTGAAAACTGTACACTGACCGGTTGAGTTGCTGATCTCTCCATCGGCACACGGGATACAGTCAAAGCAGCAGACTGGCTCTCCCTGCCGGATTCCCTTCCTGGTGCCCGGCTGGCAGTTCTCACTGCACACTGACCGAGgaggctgcaaacacacaagcaaatacGTAGATTTATTGAGTGTAAGGCCTCACAAGTACGGAGAAAATAAACTGGATGTACTTTATCAACACGTCTTAATCAATATATGCAGCTGACCTCCAACATGTCATTGTTCCACACTATGGAGTCGTTCATGATGGTCATCGCGTTCTCTGGGGCTGCTGAGCCGTTGTAGCGTCCCACAGTGACGTAGGATATCTCTCCGTTACTGTTGAACTGCCAGTTGAGGATGTCATAGTAGCCTTCTACATCTCCCTCGTCGAAGTAGATTACTTCGTCCGTGTGCGGCACTGTGTAAAGCACGTTCTTCATGTAGTACATCAGCTGAGGAAGAGAGCCACATCTgagtcagacacacatgcatatcAAAACAGTCGTACGCTCTCTCATGCGCTCTCGTACCTGCCATGGCTCAAAGTCGGTGATGTCAGCACAGTCTTTCCCGTTGAACGGACCCCGTCCCGGTTCACAGTGCTCCAGGTTGTGCAAGGCGTTGGCAACAGCGTACACTGCTTTGTACACACTGTCAGGAGACAATAGCATTTTTATCAATGTCAAGCACACCATCATCCAAATTTCCACTGGCTTGACTTCATCAGTGAAGACTCAGTTCGCCCaaattatacacacacagtggaggtACACTTTATaacagagttttctttttttttcagaaatacCATAATGTGTTGACTACTCtggaactatttttttttattaaaggaaTGGTAACACTTCATATTACACATGGGTGGGGTACACATATCCACCATTAATTATTTGCTTAATGGCATGTTGGTAGTTTAACAAACTCAAAatactgaaattaaatgaaatagtTATGAGCAAGACCTTAATTCAGCATGGTGAAATTAGGTGGAGTTAGACTTCATGTAAAGTTACTTAGACTATATCAACATATGGAATACACCATTTTTATAAAGTGTTATGATATATGTGATGTATTGTGTCTATAAACATGTCATATATTTGTGACTGTGTATCGTAACGTACGGTTTAATGGGAAAAAACTAGTTTTGTGGTACTACCACCTTATCAACTGTAATTATGGTACAACCACTTCCTTACTTACTATCAATAAGCCGTAAGTAGGAGGTTATTGTGGGAAGACTCTTAGTTGATAGCTAATGGTTAATGATAGTAGTAGAATATGACCAAGCAAAATAATAACTGTTTCATGATGGATAATTACAGAGCCCATTTGATACTTATATGCATGCTAGTTAACGGTGAATATGTTCACCCTAagaaaaaatgtacagtaatgAAATCATGATTATCTAGGACAGTGTCTCTGGAGGGATATGTTGCTTGAGTTTTTATTGCTTTGTGCAGCACCAGTGAGATCCCATTCACCTCCAATATATCAGAGTGGCAGCAGAAGTTGAAGACGTAAAATCTAGGCATATAAAAGCAAAGCtatccacagacagacacactgtgagCGGTGCCATGTCCTTAGTGGTGGAGGTGTTGAGGAAGCAGTTCCAGTAGCATAAAGATACACAGGATTCGGTTGCATTAGAGACGTCACTTAATTCAGTACGCCATCGAACGGGAACTGACCTGTAAGTGATTCGTAACTGGGATACATCGGAGTAGGTGTTATTGAGCTGTGCCAGATTCTCGCGCCCTGTACACAGCCCATCAGGGACCGCCCTCGCCGCCCTTGACAGTGTGCCGTTGGTCTCCTTGGCTCTTTGTTTGGCCTGCCTCAGAGCTTTGCTGTAGTCCAGCGTGCAGTTAAACAACTATAAGACAAAAATAAGGATGTTGCCACTGAATATTCAACAGGTTTTTATTCTACTGTCCCAGAAATTGTCGGTCCAAGCTACGATCTATGATTACTGCGTTTTGGTCAAAATCAGATTTTGCATGTGGCCGGTAGATGTGTGGAGACAGATCAATTTAGTCAACTTATTAAACACACCGTCTCCCAGAATTCCTCAGTGAGCGGGTCATCATAGGGGTCCAGATTCAGCAGATGCTGCCGCAGACCAGGGATCTGAGCCCTTTTCACCCCAAAGCCCAGGGTACCACCCAGCAACGAGCTCACCTGGATAAAACATGCACGTTATCAACTGCAGCTCGAGCTGTGACTCAAACATAATTGCTCAGGCTAGTTAGAACCTCTGGAACGTCTGTAAAAGTGATGCCAGTCAATCAGTCAATGAGCTTTCACTGAGCACTAACCCCTGGCTTCAAGACAAGAGCGGAGGTGACCCAGGCTTCGCTGGCTATCCAGGTGCGGTTCGTCACATTGTGCcggagcagctcagagatgagAGGACTGAAGTCCACGTCTGATGAGAAGACCACGATGATCTTGGCTGTGGCCTTGACTACAGTTTCAACAATGCGCTGGATGTCCTCTGGGGAGTGCACCTGATGGTCGTAACAGAAGGACATTAACTCTCACGCATCTCTAGAAAAGACAGACACGATGTGATGGACCAACTGGTTACCTTGGGTAGGGTCTCAGAGAAGGAGATGCAGACACCAgcttcctccacctgctccttGAAGTCTTTGATGCCATACTTGCCATAATCGTCGTCGGCAGCTATGGTGCCCACCCAAGTCCAGCCGAAGTGAAGCACCAGCTTGGCCATGGCCGTAGACTGGTGCTTGTCATTGGGAATGGTCCTGAGGAAGGTGGGGAACTGGAACTTACTTTCCAAGGCAGAGCAAGTTGAAGAATAGCTGACCTACAattgacagaggagaggaaacataaagcattttctttctctctatctgttcATGGTTCCTTGCCTTTATCTGCCTTTGTGTAACTCACCTGAGGGAAGTGATAGAGTCCAAGAATCCTAGCGGTGGCGATTGAAAGATCGGAGCCCCCGGCGCCCACTAGAGAGGCCAGAGGAGGCCCGTCCCCACAGCGGTAGTTGGGTACGGCCTCGTCTTGGCCCGTCAGGTAGGTGAGCGTGCCCTCCACAGCCTTGGAGATGGTGAAGCAGGAGTCGTAGATGACGTAGCCCAAATCGGTGTTGGGCAGCAGATCTTGCCTCTTGTTGATTTCGTTGATGGCGAACAGCATGGTCTGGGTCCAGCGGAAGGTACGGAAGTTAAACCTGGAGcataacacacagcacaaaatcTTGCATTTAGCTCAAGTTTAGAAAGAACAAAGGAAACCTCAGATCCAAACTGAGTGTAACACTTGATGACTGGAAGATATGCACAGACTATTTCAGTCTCTGATGTTATGACCTAAATTGGCCACAAGAGGACAGTTCACACAGGCTTGCTGATTATTGTTGCATGCTACACTGTAATGGCCTGTCTCCACAATAATATGTCTACTGTGGCTAATTGGCCCCAGAGGTCCTCCACTGCCCTGTCTTATTTTTTGTAGTAATATCATCAGGTTAAACACACAGTGGTTGCAATTGGGTTTAAAATATTTGTCACGTCAGGGCTAAaatttgaaataatttaatGTTAACAGGCCTGTGAGTCATCTTTGATTAGTGTAGTACATTCTAACAATTTAAGCTCAAAGAAACTAAGCCAACAGTCAACAAAATAGACATAGAAGCAGATGAACTCACCCTTCACACCCCGAGGAGACAGGCAGCCTCGAAGTGTTGCCGTCGTTGGAGGCGATGCGCATGTGAACGGGAAACATCCCCCCGATGaccactttcttcttctccacatTCTTGTAGCCGCTCAGGTTGAACTTGGCCTTCAGCTTGCACGTGGACTCTGCTGAGAGAGATccgtaaaagaagaaaaaggcacATAATCCAAGCAAACGGCGCCCCATTGCCATGCTACGGAGGCGCAGGAGAGCTCTCGCTGTtgcagacagagaaggaagCAGCACAAGTGTGACAGGTGTCTTATCTGTCCTCGGGGGAGATGTGCTACACAGGGTAACCTGAGATCTGATTCAACAGAGCAGAAGTGTTGAGCAGGACACTGGAttacactgactgactgactgagggcACATTGATCTTTATTCCATGAAAGGTAAAGACAAGAAGGACTTTAATTTTAGTGAACACCAAAACATTATGACCTCATTAACAGTGTGTACACGAAGTTCAATTTAAAAAAGGCGTTTCACAGGTTACGTCTCCATCCAACAGCACAAACCAGACACTGGATCACCAAAGTTACACAAACATTTCTAAATCAAGTATGTTCAAAGAAACATCCCCTCAATTCTGTTTCTTTCCCCCAGAATTCAAGCCAGAGTGCTCGTCTGTACTCGGGTCAGCTGTGGCCGATAAACTGCCACAGGCCAGGAGTTAATTGGCAGCTGCGTGTGGTGACTTGTGCAGTCTTTGCGCAACATTACGGAGAAGCTACTGTTCCAAAAGCCGTGCCTCGTCCCCCGAGCGTGGCTCTGCCGTGTGTTGATGTGTGACCGAACTTGTCTGGTCTTGTCTCTCAGTCAGCGGGGACCGACACACACCTGAACCCCCCAGCACACACAGGGACCTCTGCTGGGCAACGAGGGACGgctgcacacagacaggctCTTCATAAAATCTAATTAGAGTCGAAACTTCTCTCAACACTATGGCTGTTTACAGTGGTCGCATGTCACTGTTGTTACATGACAATAATGTAAAGGAAAGTTGTCACAtggagagcaaaaaaagaaattaggATATTTAGGTGTTGCTCTTGTGTAGCTGCTGATGAATGATTAACATGTGAGTGAGTGCGTGACTTGTGCCCTTGTGATCTGTCTCAGGCACATGAGAGACGTCTGACTAATACTGATGAGTTCTGCGAGAAATCAATTATGCACAGTCATTAACAGCAAACGCTGCTCAATGCAGATGTTTCTAAAGAGGGAAggagttaaagggatattcccCGATACCAGGAAGCTGTTGCctaattttctttttagtaaatcaaaaaatacaattacTGGGGCGGCTTAGCTGAAAAATCGTGCATTTTTTTTCGTGCATCGTAAATTTTCAACGTGGCTGCCACGGCCGCCATATTGAAAATTCGCACTCATATTGAAAACACATAGTGCACGATTCTTTGGAATTAAGCCGCCCCACTAAATCTCCAACTAAAAACTGATAGAAtaacagagcaaaaagaaaactacTCACTACCTACATTTTGCACAGAATTTATAGTTATCTACATAATTTGCATTTGAATCCATTTTTAGTTTCAAAATGGTTGAGTTTAATCAACTAATAATCAGAAaggtttcatttaatttatttcaaacattattttgactttGATTTTGTACTTCCTCCCTTTCCAATATCTTGGGGTGAACAGTGTTTAATTGGTTAGAAGATATCAAGACAGCTTCCCTATGCTGTCATGTCTGTGTTGGGGCAATATAACATTATAACAGTTATAAGTTTAAGTTATGTCAAACAAATAatttatgtactgtgttgcagagatatctagtgaagttagcatgctaacgagctAGCCCTAGGCCTAAAAAAACTCAGCAGTCAAAGCCCCTGTGATAGTGTTGTAAAAACCAACACTACCCCAGTATTCCAGCTAGCCGCACAGCTAACTgaactaacaagctaacaataACTACAGTCACGGATGTATAAACACAATACAGTCAGCAGTTACTCTGGCAACATTGACTGAGTATGAATTTAACAGGTGGCAAAATCTTACATATACCTTTAAGCCAAAAagtgcaagaaaaaaataaatgttaaaaaaagtaACTTTTACAAATGAAGTGATCAGAAAGGTAAACGATACGGATGACAGATGAGATGGTAAGCATTTCGATATATAGAAGTGAGAAGTTTCAACATGGAGATCTTTATTAAAGCTCAGTTTTCCATTGTACAAATGTCATCATAGTTGAAACTGCATGCAGTGGCTTGGTTTGAGGCACGTTACTAAGGAGAATGAGCGTTgttgaacaaaaaataaaacaaaacaaaaaaacatcagacattaAATTGCATAACTTAATCTTATTGATATTGCAATTAAACTGAACTACAAAATTATATGTCCATTACTATCAAGCTGTTTTTCTAATGGAGACATatgtaacaaaaaaataccCACGTATAAAAGGcagaacagagggagaaacgCTAATAGCAGTTAAGACAAGTTAGGAAAACCATTCATTTTGCATTAGGAGTATTTTGCCACTAAAGTCAAAGGGATTGAACAGAGGACGAGaggcacaaagacaaactctgGAGGCATGAGAACCTTCACATCTGGGTGAAATGTCTCTATCAGGGTACaatacacttttttaaaactcaGTTAAACCTGAGCACTGTATCCACTGAGGTctaaatgacatgacatgaagaCTAGAGATTATGAAGTGCTGAATGGTTTGAGTTAACAGAAAAATGAAGCAGTAATGCCTCTCTGAGACACAGTGACCTTTTGTTAAGAGATGGCAACAGACAGCACTCTTACCCTGACCTTTGACACTAGAGAGCGACACGCTTAATACGGTGAAGTCGCCGCTCGATGTGTTATTCTATTATGCTGATAAAGCATCGAGGCTTTATGGGTGAAGACAAGACGAAATGTGCAAAAATTGTGCCCCCTGCGCAACAAAAGAGCAGCCAAATATTGATGAAAACAGCAATTTACACGATGTGGTTATAAACTCTATGGTACTTATAATTCTTGTTATTAGTAAGTCCTCTTGTCATGTTTATTCTTCATAAAAAGCAAACATATTGCAGCATGAGGAGAAACAGTGTTATATCCTCCTTTCTGGAAAAACATCAGAGTCCAGGTCGGGTCACGCACACCaaagaattaaacaaaaacaatagaacAGGCACATACAATGTTACCCATCATGTTGGCCTCCTGCACAGCTGCACACTAGTCATCATACTGAAGCTAATCTTGGGTTTGACTGCCATCCACGACGGGTACAGCAGCAAGTCAAGATCAACAAAATAGTTTGGAGAGGATCGTCAGAGGAGCCCACGATGTTATATATCACCACAGCATATTCTACTTttggcaaaagaaaaagcttAAAAATTATTGATTGGTCACATAGGTCGTCTGTTCAGTTTGAAACAGACGATCGTCTTCATAGCACAGTATACAGGCAGGAAGTGAAATTGAACAAATAGAGAGGATAGTCTTAGGTTGAGAACATTCAGACCTACAACATTAAGACgaaaaacatctgacaaaaaaaggcagaaaacaagTGAAGATTTCCAGACTCTCTTCCTGCTATTCTATCTCTTCTCAACACTACTCGTTCTCATGTTCAGCTACTCCCACAATGCATCCTGAGGCACGACATCAAAGTTCACTT
This window encodes:
- the LOC119006709 gene encoding vomeronasal type-2 receptor 1 yields the protein MAMGRRLLGLCAFFFFYGSLSAESTCKLKAKFNLSGYKNVEKKKVVIGGMFPVHMRIASNDGNTSRLPVSSGCEGFNFRTFRWTQTMLFAINEINKRQDLLPNTDLGYVIYDSCFTISKAVEGTLTYLTGQDEAVPNYRCGDGPPLASLVGAGGSDLSIATARILGLYHFPQVSYSSTCSALESKFQFPTFLRTIPNDKHQSTAMAKLVLHFGWTWVGTIAADDDYGKYGIKDFKEQVEEAGVCISFSETLPKVHSPEDIQRIVETVVKATAKIIVVFSSDVDFSPLISELLRHNVTNRTWIASEAWVTSALVLKPGVSSLLGGTLGFGVKRAQIPGLRQHLLNLDPYDDPLTEEFWETLFNCTLDYSKALRQAKQRAKETNGTLSRAARAVPDGLCTGRENLAQLNNTYSDVSQLRITYSVYKAVYAVANALHNLEHCEPGRGPFNGKDCADITDFEPWQLMYYMKNVLYTVPHTDEVIYFDEGDVEGYYDILNWQFNSNGEISYVTVGRYNGSAAPENAMTIMNDSIVWNNDMLEPPRSVCSENCQPGTRKGIRQGEPVCCFDCIPCADGEISNSTDARECILCSEDDWSNEAHDACVPKIIEFLAFGEPLGITLIVISAFGALVTIAVGVVFILNLGTPLVKANDPLLTFSLLFSLVVTFLCSIVFLGEPQNWSCMTSQVALALGFALCLSSIMGKAVVLMLRAQALKKARTRSKAAAKAAKAAAEAAANSGNPDVIVTNTNANNNNNEANSGQNPEVDPLTFGHQRAIAAVMTLIQAIACTVWLIVLPPQRIKNTSSQNIKIILECDEGSVVFICCIFGYDILLALVAFVFAFIARKLEDYFNEGKCMTFGMLVFFIVWISFVPAYLSTRGKFMVAVQIFAILASSFGMLTCIFLPKCYVLLVKPERNTEEMMRPRTKPRDGTSTGTSASLATAATEVQATSATAGIDD